One segment of Erigeron canadensis isolate Cc75 chromosome 2, C_canadensis_v1, whole genome shotgun sequence DNA contains the following:
- the LOC122586506 gene encoding far upstream element-binding protein 1-like, with translation MADEQITDDHKRKLHDLNAEPLSTANSTPQPSLDGPSPAPHEDPEPKRPRFDNSPDKLVTENGQHEKLNEDDADQNNEQDVVDKESGEKEKQRDAPAGATTQSTSAGQPASRKVDVPNNKVGVLIGKSGDTIRTLEQNSGARVHITRDSEVDPGSTTRPVEIVGSLESIKKAEKLIKDVIAEADAGGSPLLVAKGLSNLQSSAAVEQVQIQVPNDKVKFIIGKGGETIKNLQTRSGARIQCIPQHLPEGDQSKERTVKLTGDMRQIEMAKDLIIETINQTSWPAVPTSDYKQQNSNSRGPGSQWGPRSHPSQLSEYNHPQRGPYPSQNSHYFSQGYENYPPQRPPSRNNFGWEGRPPANMQGPPDHVGYDYNGRGTHTLAASGPGSMTGPPPQANYNYGQPKGPDYGQQPPPYPPHGYVNGYGEPKYDNQGPVQHLYGTHGPPPSYNAPQQAPYGQPYGQPRPSQQGDVPYQGLVPPVQSYGPNAPAQQQPYLYASSGPMQQGYTQYPAASQQIGQPVSAYTQPGAPQQAPGYTQSAPTASYGLYPATQPGFTEQAPTSNAGYGNQGAADGGAYVGGPGTGYGPSVGPPVAYSQPAPIQPGYSQSAAPQAGGYGNVPISYGKSGSPQHQAPPVYAQYDNSQMYAGHR, from the exons ATGGCGGACGAACAAATAACCGACGATCACAAACGCAAACTCCATGACTTAAACGCCGAGCCCTTATCAACCGCCAACTCCACTCCCCAACCGTCGCTCGACGGTCCATCTCCTGCTCCCCACGAAGATCCCGAACCTAAACGACCTCGTTTTGACAACAGTCCCGATAAATTAG TTACTGAAAACGGCCAACACGAGAAACTAAATGAGGATGATGCTGACCAGAATAACGAGCAAGATGTAGTCGACAAAGAATCTGGTGAGAAAGAGAAGCAGCGGGACGCTCCAGCAGGTGCTACTACTCAATCTACATCTGCTGGTCAGCCTGCTTCACGTAAAGTGGATGTTCCGAATAATAAG GTTGGTGTTTTAATTGGTAAGTCTGGAGACACGATTCGTACATTGGAACAAAACTCAGGGGCAAGGGTCCACATCACACGTGATTCCGAGGTTGATCCGGGGTCTACTACCAGGCCAGTGGAAATAGTTGGCTCTTTAGAAAGTATAAAAAAGGCTGAGAAGTTGATAAAGGATGTTATAGCAGAG GCTGATGCTGGCGGTTCCCCTTTACTGGTTGCTAAGGGCTTGAGCAATCTCCAGTCTTCTGCAGCTGTGGAACAAGTTCAAATACAAGTTCCAAATGATAAG gTTAAGTTCATTATTGGAAAAGGAGGAGAAACGATAAAAAACCTGCAGACTAGATCCGGAGCTCGCATTCAG tgTATTCCACAACACCTTCCTGAGGGAGACCAGTCCAAAGAGAGAACAGTGAAACTCACCGGGGATATGAGGCAGATCGAGATGGCTAAAGATTTAATCATTGAAACTATCAATCAG ACTTCTTGGCCAGCAGTCCCAACAAGTGATTATAAGCAGCAGAACTCTAATTCTCGCGGACCTGGCTCTCAATGGGGACCACGAAGCCATCCGTCACAGCTGTCTGAGTACAATCATCCACAGAGAGGACCATATCCATCTCAAAATTCACACTATTTCTCACAGGGATATGAAAACTATCCTCCACAGCGACCGCCTTCCAGAAACAACTTTGGCTGGGAGGGAAGGCCTCCGGCAAACATGCAGGGGCCTCCTGATCACGTAGGTTACGATTATAATGGGCGAGGGACCCATACACTTGCAGCATCAGGGCCTGGGTCTATGACGGGCCCTCCTCCTCAAGCAAATTACAATTATGGACAACCCAAAGGCCCAGATTATGGGCAGCAACCACCACCTTATCCACCCCATGGTTATGTTAATGGCTATGGTGAACCCAAGTATGACAACCAGGGGCCTGTCCAGCATCTATATGGAACACATGGTCCTCCGCCTTCATACAATGCCCCACAACAGGCTCCCTATGGTCAACCCTATGGCCAGCCCAGGCCAAGTCAGCAGGGAGATGTTCCCTATCAAGGTCTTGTGCCACCTGTCCAATCATATGGTCCAAATGCACCAGCTCAACAACAGCCTTACCTTTATGCATCAAGCGGACCAATGCAGCAAGGCTACACTCAATATCCTGCTGCTTCTCAACAAATTGGTCAACCTGTTTCTGCTTATACCCAGCCTGGTGCTCCACAACAGGCACCTGGTTACACACAATCAGCACCAACTGCTAGTTATGGCCTATATCCTGCTACACAACCTGGTTTCACAGAGCAAGCACCGACAAGTAATGCAGGTTATGGTAACCAAGGAGCAGCTGATGGTGGTGCTTATGTAGGTGGTCCAGGCACGGGGTATGGCCCGTCTGTCGGACCACCTGTTGCTTATTCTCAACCGGCTCCGATACAACCAGGCTACAGTCAATCTGCTGCCCCTCAAGCAGGTGGTTATGGAAATGTGCCAATCTCTTACGGGAAAAGTGGTTCGCCCCAGCATCAGGCACCACCAGTTTATGCTCAGTATGATAATAGTCAGATGTATGCTGGGCATCGTTAA
- the LOC122586507 gene encoding TVP38/TMEM64 family membrane protein slr0305, with protein sequence MRLLLRPPPPCFQSQQSCTRPNSHFSTTSSSSSCTSSSFSIFSFKPLNKRFHFLNPTHSSLKQTNKQQTTTLQTKNNTPPQSSIKRLLNLNNTNISNNNNNNSNNNDDENDDENENGNAIKGTIVAGLLLIGVVGGFGTVGYIYRDQINAFLIQFSSFIEGYGPAGYALFVAVYAGLEVLAIPAIPLTMSAGLLFGSVTGTILVSISGTVAASVAFLIARYFARDRILKMVEGNKKFLAIDKAIGENGFRVVTLLRLSPLLPFSLGNYLYGLTSVKFVPYVLGSWLGMLPGTWAYVSAGAFGRAIIQEESELGLTGGTNQLLTLGVGLLATALAASYVTRLAKDAMKDIDE encoded by the exons ATGCGCCTCCTTTTgaggccaccaccaccatgctTCCAATCTCAACAATCTTGCACAAGACCAAATTCTCATTTCTCaacaacttcatcatcatcttcatgtacatcatcatcttttagtATATTTAGCTTTAAAccattaaataaaagatttcaTTTCTTGAACCCAACTCATTCTTCACTTAAACAAACCAATAAACAACAAACAACAACACTTCAGACTAAAAACAACACCCCACCTCAAAGCAGTATCAAAAGACTGTTGAATTTGAATAATActaatattagtaacaataataataataatagtaataataatgatgatgagaatGATGATGAGAATGAAAATGGGAATGCAATTAAAGGGACTATTGTTGCTGGGTTATTGCTTATTGGGGTTGTTGGTGGATTTGGGACTGTTGGGTATATTTATAGAGATCAAATTAATGCTTTCTTGATTCAGTTTTCCAGCTTCATTGAAG GATATGGACCTGCTGGATATGCACTTTTTGTTGCAGTTTATGCTGGCCTAGAA GTACTGGCAATACCAGCAATCCCGTTGACCATGTCAGCTGGTCTGCTGTTTGGCTCAGTCACAGGCACAATCCTAGTCTCTATAAGTGGGACT GTAGCAGCAAGTGTTGCATTTCTGATTGCTAGATACTTTGCTCGTGATCGAATACTTAAAATGGTTGAaggaaacaagaagtttcttgCAATTGATAAAGCAATTGGAGAAAATGGTTTCAGGGTTGTCACCCTCCTTCGTTTGAGCCCATTGCTTCCATTTTCTCTTGGAAATTACTTGTATGGACTTACATCAGTGAAGTTTGTTCCATACGTCTTGGGAAG TTGGTTGGGGATGCTACCTGGAACATGGGCTTATGTTAGTGCTGGTGCATTTGGTCGAGCAATCATT CAAGAAGAATCAGAATTGGGTCTAACAGGGGGGACTAATCAGCTGCTGACTCTGGGTGTGGGATTACTGGCAACAGCCCTGGCTGCAAGCTATGTTACACGGTTAGCCAAG GATGCCATGAAAGACATTGATGAATAA